A window of Onychostoma macrolepis isolate SWU-2019 chromosome 01, ASM1243209v1, whole genome shotgun sequence contains these coding sequences:
- the scpp1 gene encoding secretory calcium-binding phosphoprotein 1: MKPAILILCLLGAAYANPILHKMAMEMIQHASNSSESSSISESSDQSNTSETSDEKSKVTVSDSNSSESTESDSNEPMSSESHSVESLIGKSETALTSDNTQSSKENVRRGWIYTLKWVHKDNNAIAQATSQPEENDIKSTSDGSKKSESSESSESQEMVVLNTKEEDNGADTSESTENSYIVDGTEYSTSNSSSSSSSSSSESTESKNSAADSESRSTECQPGADSQECDSEEDFPQDIGDDGATDPFNGILMPDVTEP, translated from the exons ATGAAACCTGCCATATTGATTCTCTGTCTGCTGGGAGCAGCCTATGCTAATCCA ATCTTGCATAAAATGGCTATGGAGATGATTCAACATGCATCCAACTCT TCGGAAAGCTCTTCGATATCTGAATCCTCCGACCAGAGTAATACCTCAGAAACTTCAGATGAG aaGTCTAAGGTAACTGTCTCCGACAGCAAT AGCTCAGAATCAACTGAATCGGACTCAAATGAACCG ATGTCTAGTGAAAGCCATTCTGTGGAAAGTCTG ATTGGAAAAAGTGAGACTGCACTGACATCAGATAACACTCAAAGCAGTAAAGAGAACGTTCGTAGG GGCTGGATCTACACCCTCAAATGGGTCCATAAGGACAACAATGCCATTGCGCAAGCAACCAGCCAGCCAGAAGAGAATGACATCAAATCCACTAGTGATGGATCAAAAAAAAGTGAAAGCAGTGAATCAAGTGAAAGCCAGGAAATGGTTGttctgaacacaaaggaagaggATAACGGTGCCGACACAAGTGAAAGCActgaaaacagttatattgttGATGGTACCGAGTACAGTACCAGCaatagcagcagcagcagcagcagtagcaGCAGTGAAAGCACCGAGTCCAAAAACAGTGCAGCGGACAGCGAAAGTCGCTCAACTGAGTGCCAGCCAGGGGCTGACAGCCAAGAATGTGACAGCGAGGAAGACTTTCCTCAGGATATCGGTGATGATGGTGCAACCGACCCTTTCAATGGCATCCTAATGCCTGATGTCACTGAGCCCTAG